The genomic interval AGTCCTAACTTCTTTGCCTATTTCCAAGCAAACGCTAGCACTGCTGGTTTTCTTGGAGAGATGCTTTGCTCCGGTTTTAATGTGGTTGGCTTCAACTGGATTTCATCTCCTGCTGCCACAGAACTTGAATCCATTGTCTTGGATTGGATGGGCAAACTGCTTAAGCTACCATCTTCGTTTTTGTTCTCTGGAACTGGTGGTGGAGTCTTGCACGGTAGCACATGTGAGGCTGCAGTTTGCACTTTGGCTGCAGCTAGAGACAAGGCCTTGAAAGAACTTGGTGGTTGGGAAAATATAACCAAATTAATGGTTTATGCATCTGATCAAACGCATTTCACTTTCCAAAAAGCTGCTAAATTAGTAGGCATTCCACCATCAAATTTTCGGTTCATCGAAACATCCTTATCAACAGGGTTCTCAATGTCATCTGACCAAGTTCGTTTGGCTATTGAACATGATATCAAATCAGGTTTGGTGCCATTGTTCTTATGTGCAACCATTGGGACAACAGCCTGTGGAGCTATTGATCCCATTGCAGAATTAGGCCAAGTTGCCAGGGAATACAAGCTTTGGCTCCACATTGATGCAGCTTATGCAGGAAGTGCCTGCATTTGCCCCGAGCTCAGGCATTTCCTTGATGGAGTTGAACTTGCCAACTCCGTCAGCATGAATCCACATAAATGGTTTCTCACTAACATGGATTGTTGTTGTTTGTGGATTACGGAACCCAGGCTCTTAGTGGATTCATTGTCAACTGATCCTGAAATTTTAAGAAACAAGGCTAGTGAATTCAAAGCTGTGTTGGACTATAAAGATTGGCAAGTCGCATTGAGTAGACGATTCAGGGCTTTGAAGCTTTGGATTGTGATCCGCAGGCATGGCCTGGCTAACCTGGTGTACCACATTCGCAGCGATATCAGCATGGCCGAGCGGTTTGAGGCATTCGTGGCTAAAGATGACAGGTTTGACATAGTGGTGCCGAGAAAGTTTGCTTTGGTTTGCTTCAGgcttaagcccaagcaagagCTTGAAGGCTTAGAATTGAACTCTAGACTGCTGGAGGCCATAAATTCAAGCGGGAGAGCTTTCATGACTCATGCAGTTGTGGGTGGGATTTATGTCATTCGTTGTGCGATTGGGACAACTATGACTGAAGAACGCCACGTGGATGCTTTGTGGAAACTCATTCAAGAAAAAGCTCAAGGTTTATTAATGGAGTAGATTAACTaacaaataaatgaagaaatggTTCTAAATCTAAATGTAATTACTTGTTGATCAGTGGTGTTCACAGGTCAGGTTATCTGCCCGATTATGTTTGGGTTTGGTCATGAATTTTTGGATTCGGTCTGgcttgaaaaaattattatattaataaataatatatatttttagcttaattttacaattttaataCATATTAAAATGCAAGGGGAAAAAGCATTTAAACAAGCACTTAAATTAGATGAGAAATTATTTAAACTCAACCAATATGATTAGAAGATTGCCACATATTCCATTaagatatattaaaaaattaataagttaATATGACAAGTAAAAGATATGTAACGCTACTCTAATCATGCTTACGAAAGTTTAAAACCTCCACACAAACGGTGTATAGAATAATCATTCAAATTAGATTTTCCATTTTCTGTACCAccaaaaattatcattattaattgTAGATCAGTCTAATTagtcaaaaaatttttatgaaaaataattaaggaTGAGAACTTACTAAACCATAACCAACTTGTATACAAATTCCAATTGAatcgaaaatttaaaaaaaaaaagagagaatttggtatttacaatattatttttaacatatgAGAAAAATATAGGTCATACGTAACAAATACACCTAATTTCTAGAAtgttagttttaaaattattatagctttaattatgacaaaatgatcaaatttgcttgaatattatttgagTGATCCTTAACgagttcttgaaatgatttaactcacatacatttgttcttacatagttACAAGCTTGACTTttaaagttattgaactatatctataagttCGTATGACTTAGTTGTATGAGTACTTATGATTCCCATTCATTAAAatctgatttaaagattaaagaaaaatctttNTAATCATTCAAATTAGATTTTCCATTTTCTGTACCAccaaaaattatcattattaattgTAGATCAGTCTAATTagtcaaaaaatttttatgaaaaataattaaggaTGAGAACTTACTAAACCATAACCAACTTGTATACAAATTCCAATTGAatcgaaaatttaaaaaaaaaaagagagaatttggtatttacaatattatttttaacatatgAGAAAAATATAGGTCATACGTAACAAATACACCTAATTTCTAGAAtgttagttttaaaattattatagttttaattatgacaaaatgatcaaatttgcttgaatattatttgagTGATCCTTAACgagttcttgaaatgatttaactcttatacatttgttcttacatagttacaagcttgactcttaaagttattgaactatatctataagctttaATGGCTTAAATGTATAAGTGtttatgattctcattcattaaagtctaatttaaagattaaaagaaaatcttgatgcactcattaaagAAGGGTTttgaatatcatttttaatgatgacaaaaaaagagagaaggaatactaagttaaataaagtttgataggtcttcatgtttaatttatatgtgtgatgcttagttatggttttgttgaatattatgtgctaATTATTGTGGATATTCAATTTATCTTATTTAGCTACTGTAGATattgtatatcttgtttagCTACTGTGGATGTTATAAATATTCTAttgcaaatctttaaagaaaactaaatgCATTAATTAAGGGGGTATTTGGTAtttgaaagcaagtcaagatgcttgtttagttgcaagatgggttaattggttaaacaagcaaagaagaaagagctttaattaaaacagattagtgttaatcgattaatataaatctttaattacttttcaaaaaaaacataaatctttcatcaattaaaacaattctaGGCGCTAAACTAAGAACAGACAGAAAGGTCTTAACTGGTTAACACAAAGTTTAATCAGTTAAGTAGGAGCTAGATGCAAAACAGAAgccttttaattaattaaaggaaatgagttaattggttaaaggtCAAAGTTAAAGTGTTAAAAAGcgtcaaaattcaaattcaaaatattgatgacTATCCAAGAAGACAAAACAAAAGATTTAAAGTTGAAGAATTCTTAATTGGTTGGAGCCCAATTTATTCAGTTAAGGATGAATGGAGAGAAGCTTCAATCAGTTAAAAGGAGAATTAATCGTTTGAAAGAAGGCTAGCCAAAAACAATGTTGGAAGGTGCTTGAAAACAGAAAAttcttaattagttaaaactGTCATTAATTGGTTAACATAGAGAATAAGTGTGCAAGTCAGAGAAGGCCTAATCGGTTAAAGCTTGCTGTTAACCAGTTAATGAAAGATGTCTgcacatttgaatttaagcacaAAAGGATAAATAACAGTTAGAAACAGCTAGTTTATGTCTCTAACGATAGAAGTgaattttcaagtatttagAGCCTTTTTAACAGTCAAAAATCATAGAGAGAAGCTATCCAAAGtaattttgtatttaaaagatgaaaaaccttctctttacaCTTGTTCACTCCCATCCTTTGTAAAAGTGTTGAGCTTAACTTTGTACACCTTAGATCAGCTAGGTAATCAATTGTActccatcttttcttcatttattgaTTGATTAAAGTGTGCAaggcactctaagggatttacTAAGCTTAAGAAAGCTTAGAGATTCTTATAATGGTTTAGAGCTTGAGTTAGAAGCTCACATCGTAAAATGCTTTGTGGAAGTTGTTAATTCCACTAGTTTTAGTAAAGTTgagttgaaaatccttgattagaAAGATCAAGGTATTGGATGTAGGTCTAGTGGACTGAACTACcataaatattgtgttttgtccacttctcttaactttttctttatttgatgTCTTTCAAATTTAACAAGTTTTAAACTTTCCATTCCAAAATTGTTTAATAGTTTTTCAGACTTAAGAGTTtcctttaatatattttagtgCTATTCAGCCCCCCTCTAACACTCTTTTTGAAACCAACATATAATACCACAGGTAACGTGGTACCttcacaaaatcaaattttatttataatgtaAGGTTTAGATTGAATATGTCaccaaatttaatatttttttttttgctaaatgGTATTATTTATTTGTACAAGTTTTTAGCATTAATGTTTTGTAATATAGGTATCTTGTTAGGccattcactttttttttattaggtaattttttaaagagaTATTCTCAAGTTTTAACTTTGCAGGAATGTGTGGGTCAACCATGGGGATAAACCTCTAGCTCAATTAGGTTATTCAATTAACCACTTTAGCAATTAATGTTGGTGTAAATGAGGattagataaaatttaaagaactGATAAAATTAACTTCAAGATATGTCTTTCAATAGACGTTatttttaagacttatttttcTCCCGACACTTGGCAtgtaaatgagaattttaCGAATAGCCTTAAAAATACAATGAAGTTAATGTCTAACTTCGTCTTTACACTTTACGAGAGTAGACCGCTAGATACATCCGAGGGTTTGTAAAGTTGTTCGACTTAAAGTTTACTTTTTGCAATAAGTAAATTGTAAggaatttggattttttttgcCAATTGATGGAAACTTAaatgtttatgttaattttcaaaacataatacttatatttctcttgatttttctattcttgttttattagtttttgttgtGTCAAAATGATTGGCAATAAGTCCTTCATATAGACTTGCAAGTGTATTTTCTCAAAGGCACAACCTTTTCATCAAGACACTTCTTTGTCTTTAAGATACTTTTGTATTTTGCCAGATACAAGTATTGCTTCAATAATCATTTTTAGAAAGAACAATCATTCATTCCATAAGACATAATATTTGGGTTACaatatgaaaagttatctttttaagcttttgagttgtaatgtttttcttgttgtcTCCTAATCTTTGGATTTAGAGATGTTTTCCCAACATGTCACTTTACTAAGAAACATAACTATTCACATGAAAAGCACACTTATAATCCAATAGTTATACTATGTCATATTATATAACATAACTTTTGAGTTAAGATAACTTTTTGTACAAAGAGATAACCCTTTATTTGAATAGCGCatgtttttctctcttgtACATGTGTTTTTTAGACTTTTTTATTGTGCGATTGTGTATGCTATAAAGAAAggtattttttgttttatcaaGCATTGCTATTTACactgatatatatatatatatatatataggtttGTGATGACCAGTTTTTGTATAATGGTTGTAGAAGTTATAGGGAAGATTTGAAAGATGATTTAAGGACTAATCAGATCAAGGGAATGATTTGAGAGACGATTTAagtaccaatcagatcaaggGACTGATCTTTGGCAGATTTCATTGACTAATCAGATCAAGGCAATGATCTTTGGCAGATTTCATGCCTGACAATATTGAAGGTATTAATGCTGTGCTATTACT from Theobroma cacao cultivar B97-61/B2 chromosome 5, Criollo_cocoa_genome_V2, whole genome shotgun sequence carries:
- the LOC18599968 gene encoding tyrosine decarboxylase 1 — translated: MGSASRKTFLPLEPTSFTNESKAVIDFIADYYKNIEEYPVQSGVEPGYLSAKLPDSAPYCPESLEDILKDVNDCIIPGLTHWQSPNFFAYFQANASTAGFLGEMLCSGFNVVGFNWISSPAATELESIVLDWMGKLLKLPSSFLFSGTGGGVLHGSTCEAAVCTLAAARDKALKELGGWENITKLMVYASDQTHFTFQKAAKLVGIPPSNFRFIETSLSTGFSMSSDQVRLAIEHDIKSGLVPLFLCATIGTTACGAIDPIAELGQVAREYKLWLHIDAAYAGSACICPELRHFLDGVELANSVSMNPHKWFLTNMDCCCLWITEPRLLVDSLSTDPEILRNKASEFKAVLDYKDWQVALSRRFRALKLWIVIRRHGLANLVYHIRSDISMAERFEAFVAKDDRFDIVVPRKFALVCFRLKPKQELEGLELNSRLLEAINSSGRAFMTHAVVGGIYVIRCAIGTTMTEERHVDALWKLIQEKAQGLLME